In Mangrovivirga cuniculi, the following proteins share a genomic window:
- a CDS encoding monovalent cation/H+ antiporter complex subunit F has protein sequence MSFFLLSAYIAIAIISVSMILTLIRFILGPSLPDRVISLDVFSANLLAILAIYSVLAEEKTYLNVALTMSLVAFVGTMTFAYYLVQKRDKNRENE, from the coding sequence ATGAGTTTTTTTCTACTATCAGCATATATAGCCATAGCAATTATCAGTGTAAGCATGATCTTAACACTGATACGGTTTATCCTGGGGCCCAGTTTACCAGACCGTGTCATCTCGCTGGATGTTTTTTCGGCAAACCTGCTGGCAATACTAGCCATTTATTCAGTGCTTGCTGAAGAAAAGACCTATTTAAACGTTGCATTGACCATGTCGCTCGTGGCCTTTGTGGGGACGATGACTTTTGCCTATTACCTGGTTCAGAAACGAGATAAAAATCGAGAAAA